A single genomic interval of Musa acuminata AAA Group cultivar baxijiao chromosome BXJ3-4, Cavendish_Baxijiao_AAA, whole genome shotgun sequence harbors:
- the LOC135635875 gene encoding MLO-like protein 6 isoform X1 → MAGGGAGGRTLEQTSTWAVATVCFALVIISVAIEHGIHLITKWLEKHHKRALQEALEKIKSELMLLGFVSLLLTVGQSAISEICVPKSVGDSWHPCKMEVHDDSSTDHSRHLSGRSGPDKCSKRNKISFISADGLHQLHIFIFVLAISHVIYCISTMALGRLKMKDWKSWELETKTAEYQFSHDPDRFRFARETSFGRRHLSFWSKSPALIWIACFFRQFVISLPKVDYLTLRNGFIIAHLAPQSSSKFDFRKYIKRSLDEDFKVVVGISPALWFFAVIFLLFNTHGWHSYLWLPFVPLIIILLVGTKLQVIIIRMAQRIMERGDVIKGVPVVHPTDDLFWFRRPRLMLYLIHFVLFQNAFQLAFLAWSWYEFGFPSCFHKRVEDIIVRLSMGLLIQVLCSYVTLPLYALVTQMGSNMKPTIFNERVATALRKWHQTARKNLRENRKSGSITPLSTSRPTTPKNSFAQVYRLQHLPSDLESQTDSSRNYNFDRDHLEIEESFSSASRPTTATSRSSPAYLLRNLPSDLSTQQESPNRSNLWKGRYDMEGPSLPSERTVDIELQRAALEGGETQSKSYSPQSPAL, encoded by the exons ATGGCCGGAGGCGGAGCCGGTGGGCGTACCCTGGAACAAACCTCGACGTGGGCGGTCGCCACCGTCTGCTTCGCCCTCGTTATCATCTCCGTTGCCATCGAGCATGGCATCCACCTCATAACCAAG TGGTTGGAGAAGCATCATAAACGGGCACTCCAGGAAGCCTTGGAGAAGATCAAATCTG AACTGATGCTGCTGGGCTTCGTATCCTTGCTCCTGACAGTGGGGCAGAGCGCCATCTCTGAGATCTGCGTGCCGAAAAGTGTTGGTGATTCATGGCATCCTTGCAAGATGGAAGTGCATGACGACAGTTCCACGGATCACTCACGGCACTTGAGCGGTCGAAGCGGGCCTGACAAGTGTTCTAAGAGG AACAAGATTTCCTTCATCTCTGCTGACGGACTCCATCAACTCCACATATTCATCTTCGTCTTGGCCATCTCTCATGTTATCTACTGCATCTCCACCATGGCTCTGGGTAGATTAAAG ATGAAAGATTGGAAATCATGGGAACTGGAGACGAAGACTGCAGAGTACCAGTTTTCACATG ATCCTGACAGGTTTCGGTTTGCTAGAGAAACATCCTTCGGACGTCGTCATCTGAGCTTCTGGAGCAAATCCCCTGCTTTAATCTGGATT GCGTGCTTCTTTAGACAATTCGTGATATCACTTCCAAAGGTTGACTATCTGACACTGCGCAATGGATTCATCATT GCACATTTGGCTCCTCAAAGCTCATCCAAGTTTGACTTCAGAAAGTATATAAAGAGGTCTCTGGATGAAGATTTCAAAGTTGTGGTTGGGATCAG CCCAGCTCTATGGTTCTTTGCAGTCATCTTCTTGCTGTTCAACACTCATG GTTGGCATTCTTACCTATGGCTTCCATTTGTTCCCTTAATC ATTATTCTGCTGGTGGGGACGAAGCTTCAGGTGATAATAATAAGGATGGCCCAGCGGATCATGGAGCGTGGGGATGTCATCAAAGGTGTCCCTGTCGTCCACCCCACTGACGACTTGTTCTGGTTCCGACGCCCTCGATTAATGCTCTACCTTATCCACTTTGTTCTCTTTCAG AATGCTTTCCAGCTTGCCTTCTTAGCCTGGAGTTGG TATGAATTTGGATTTCCTTCGTGCTTTCACAAGCGTGTGGAAGACATCATCGTTAGGCTTTCTATGGG TTTGCTCATACAGGTTCTTTGCAGCTACGTCACACTCCCTCTCTACGCACTGGTAACACAG ATGGGTTCCAACATGAAGCCCACCATCTTCAACGAGAGAGTAGCAACAGCACTGAGAAAATGGCATCAAACAGCCAGAAAAAACTTGAGAGAGAACAGGAAGTCCGGAAGCATCACACCGCTGTCCACAAGCAGGCCTACGACCCCAAAGAACAGCTTTGCACAAGTTTACAGGTTGCAGCATCTTCCCAGTGACTTGGAGAGCCAGACAGATTCTTCGAGGAACTACAACTTTGACAGGGATCATCTTGAGATCGAAGAGTCCTTTTCGTCCGCAAGTAGGCCTACCACTGCCACAAGCCGTTCGTCGCCGGCGTACCTGCTGCGGAACCTTCCAAGTGATCTAAGCACTCAACAAGAGTCTCCAAATCGCTCTAACCTTTGGAAAGGCCGGTATGATATGGAAGGACCGTCGTTGCCATCTGAGAGAACGGTAGATATCGAGCTACAGAGAGCAGCTCTGGAAGGAGGTGAAACACAAAGTAAGAGTTATTCACCGCAGTCGCCTGCTTTATAA
- the LOC135635130 gene encoding cytokinin hydroxylase-like: MGGLLLFLLAGAISVFWVWPARTWRRLRRNGFGGPSPLFPLGNLMEMSNKGEAPSPVSSSITHDIHSSVFPYFSRWRNDYGKVFVYWLGTEPFLYIADPEFLKRATSGSMGKKWGKPNVFKHDRKPMFGSGLLMVDGDDWTHRRHIISPAFSMTNLNAMMRVMEETTYKMLNEWSEQVAPGRREIDVEEGITKNAAEIIAKTSFGIREENGKRVFEKLQLMQKMLFKSNCLVGVPFSKLLCAKRSYEAWKLGKEIDQLLFAIISSRKEEDSSNTQKDLLGLLLAANQESAQLERKLTIRKLVDECKTFFFGGHETTALALSWTLLLLALYPEWQRTLREEVMEVSGGRPLDPSMLSKLTKMGWVWNEVLRLYSPAPNVQRQAREDVQVGDMVIPKGTNMWVDVVGMHHDPALWGDDVNEFKPERFKEDLHGGCKHRMGYLPFGFGGRICVGRNLTLMEFKIVLSLILRRFSLSLSPAYSHSPRIMLSLRPSHGVHLILSNIQESN, from the exons ATGGGAGGCCTCCTGCTGTTCTTGCTTGCCGGCGCCATCTCCGTCTTCTGGGTGTGGCCGGCGAGAACGTGGCGCCGGCTCCGGAGGAATGGGTTCGGTGGCCCTTCACCGCTTTTCCCCTTGGGGAACTTGATGGAGATGAGCAACAAGGGAGAGGCTCCTTCTCCGGTCTCCTCGAGCATCACACATGACATCCACTCTTCTGTCTTCCCTTACTTCTCTCGGTGGAGAAACGATTACG GAAAGGTCTTCGTTTATTGGCTTGGAACAGAGCCTTTCTTGTATATTGCTGATCCCGAGTTCCTCAAGCGTGCAACTTCCGGTTCTATGGGCAAGAAATGGGGTAAGCCAAATGTGTTCAAGCACGACAGAAAGCCAATGTTTGGAAGCGGACTGCTTATGGTTGATGGTGACGACTGGACTCACCGCAGGCATATCATCTCACCAGCATTCTCCATGACAAACCTAAAT GCCATGATGAGGGTGATGGAAGAGACGACGTATAAGATGCTAAACGAGTGGAGCGAGCAGGTCGCCCCGGGCCGACGTGAAATCGATGTCGaagaaggcatcaccaagaatgcaGCTGAGATCATCGCCAAGACCAGCTTCGGGATCAGGGAGGAAAATGGCAAAAGGGTGTTCGAGAAGCTGCAGCTCATGCAAAAGATGCTCTTCAAGTCGAACTGCCTTGTGGGAGTCCCTTTCAGCAAGCTCTTGTGCGCTAAAAGATCGTACGAGGCATGGAAACTAGGGAAGGAGATCGACCAACTTCTCTTCGCCATCATCAGTTCGAGGAAGGAAGAAGATAGCAGCAACACGCAGAAAGACCTCCTCGGGCTGCTCCTCGCCGCAAACCAAGAGAGCGCTCAACTTGAGAGGAAGCTCACGATCCGGAAGCTCGTCGACGAGTGCAAGACCTTCTTCTTCGGCGGCCATGAGACCACTGCGCTCGCCCTATCTTGGACCTTGCTCTTGCTGGCTCTGTACCCCGAATGGCAAAGAACTCTGAGAGAGGAGGTCATGGAAGTCTCCGGAGGAAGGCCCCTCGACCCATCCATGCTCTCGAAACTGACAAAG ATGGGGTGGGTGTGGAACGAGGTGCTCCGGTTGTACTCGCCGGCGCCGAACGTCCAAAGGCAGGCGAGGGAGGACGTGCAGGTGGGAGACATGGTGATCCCCAAGGGCACCAACATGTGGGTCGACGTCGTGGGGATGCACCACGACCCTGCGCTGTGGGGAGACGACGTGAACGAGTTCAAGCCGGAGAGGTTCAAGGAGGATCTCCACGGCGGGTGCAAGCACCGGATGGGCTACTTGCCGTTCGGCTTCGGGGGAAGGATCTGCGTGGGGAGGAACCTCACTCTCATGGAGTTCAAGATCGTGCTGAGCCTCATCCTCCGCAGGTTCTCCTTGTCGCTCTCCCCGGCCTACTCGCACTCACCCAGGATCATGTTGTCTCTGAGGCCTTCCCATGGCGTGCACCTAATCCTCAGCAACATCCAAGAATCGAATTAG
- the LOC135635875 gene encoding MLO-like protein 6 isoform X2, producing the protein MAGGGAGGRTLEQTSTWAVATVCFALVIISVAIEHGIHLITKWLEKHHKRALQEALEKIKSELMLLGFVSLLLTVGQSAISEICVPKSVGDSWHPCKMEVHDDSSTDHSRHLSGRSGPDKCSKRNKISFISADGLHQLHIFIFVLAISHVIYCISTMALGRLKMKDWKSWELETKTAEYQFSHDPDRFRFARETSFGRRHLSFWSKSPALIWIACFFRQFVISLPKVDYLTLRNGFIIAHLAPQSSSKFDFRKYIKRSLDEDFKVVVGISPALWFFAVIFLLFNTHGWHSYLWLPFVPLIIILLVGTKLQVIIIRMAQRIMERGDVIKGVPVVHPTDDLFWFRRPRLMLYLIHFVLFQNAFQLAFLAWSWYEFGFPSCFHKRVEDIIVRLSMGFFAATSHSLSTHW; encoded by the exons ATGGCCGGAGGCGGAGCCGGTGGGCGTACCCTGGAACAAACCTCGACGTGGGCGGTCGCCACCGTCTGCTTCGCCCTCGTTATCATCTCCGTTGCCATCGAGCATGGCATCCACCTCATAACCAAG TGGTTGGAGAAGCATCATAAACGGGCACTCCAGGAAGCCTTGGAGAAGATCAAATCTG AACTGATGCTGCTGGGCTTCGTATCCTTGCTCCTGACAGTGGGGCAGAGCGCCATCTCTGAGATCTGCGTGCCGAAAAGTGTTGGTGATTCATGGCATCCTTGCAAGATGGAAGTGCATGACGACAGTTCCACGGATCACTCACGGCACTTGAGCGGTCGAAGCGGGCCTGACAAGTGTTCTAAGAGG AACAAGATTTCCTTCATCTCTGCTGACGGACTCCATCAACTCCACATATTCATCTTCGTCTTGGCCATCTCTCATGTTATCTACTGCATCTCCACCATGGCTCTGGGTAGATTAAAG ATGAAAGATTGGAAATCATGGGAACTGGAGACGAAGACTGCAGAGTACCAGTTTTCACATG ATCCTGACAGGTTTCGGTTTGCTAGAGAAACATCCTTCGGACGTCGTCATCTGAGCTTCTGGAGCAAATCCCCTGCTTTAATCTGGATT GCGTGCTTCTTTAGACAATTCGTGATATCACTTCCAAAGGTTGACTATCTGACACTGCGCAATGGATTCATCATT GCACATTTGGCTCCTCAAAGCTCATCCAAGTTTGACTTCAGAAAGTATATAAAGAGGTCTCTGGATGAAGATTTCAAAGTTGTGGTTGGGATCAG CCCAGCTCTATGGTTCTTTGCAGTCATCTTCTTGCTGTTCAACACTCATG GTTGGCATTCTTACCTATGGCTTCCATTTGTTCCCTTAATC ATTATTCTGCTGGTGGGGACGAAGCTTCAGGTGATAATAATAAGGATGGCCCAGCGGATCATGGAGCGTGGGGATGTCATCAAAGGTGTCCCTGTCGTCCACCCCACTGACGACTTGTTCTGGTTCCGACGCCCTCGATTAATGCTCTACCTTATCCACTTTGTTCTCTTTCAG AATGCTTTCCAGCTTGCCTTCTTAGCCTGGAGTTGG TATGAATTTGGATTTCCTTCGTGCTTTCACAAGCGTGTGGAAGACATCATCGTTAGGCTTTCTATGGG GTTCTTTGCAGCTACGTCACACTCCCTCTCTACGCACTGGTAA